A region of the Cyanobacterium stanieri LEGE 03274 genome:
GTTATTAAAGAGGCATCAACCTTGGACGATGCGATTCAAAAAGCAAAAGAAAGCGTGATTAAGGAATTACCACCCTTTGAAAAGTTATTAGGAAAAGTAAAGGAAGATTATCATAATTTGGGGGTAAATTTAGAGGATGGAGATGAAAAACAGGATTTAATTAATATGTTAAATATGATTGAATGGTATTACAAAAAGGATAAAATTGTTCAATCTATTTGTTTAGCTAGAGAGTGGTTAGTATCTTTTGTTTGTTATCAACTAAATTTAAAACTTGATTCGATAAATATAGATTCTTCAAATAGTGGGGAAAGATGGGAAGCAGAACTTTTATTAAATGGTGGTACAAATAAAAAAGATAAATATACATCAAAGTACTTGGAACAATGGAACGAATTGGATACAGATCCAGATGCACCATTAACAAAAACATTAAAAGATATTTGGGCTAATCAACTTCTTTTATCCAATTTAAGGAATGATGTGCTTCATGCTGGATTTAGGAAAGAGCCTCGCGCTGCTTCGGATATTGAAAAACGGTTTGTATTAATTATTGATGAATTGAAGAAGTTAGCAGAATCAATTTAAGGCAGGAAAAACCCTTTTCCTTGTGATGTTTATGATGACGAATGTTGATTACTACTAACTAAATTACTGAGGATATTACTACTATGACAGAATTTCAAACCATTGCTAACTATACCAAAGCTATTGAACTTAATCCTCAAGATAAGGAGGCTTATTGTAACCGTGGTCATGCTTATAATGATTTAGAACAAGATCAAGAGGCGATCGCAGATTTCACCAAAGCCATCGAAATTGATCCTCAATATATTAATGCTTATAACAGTCGAGGTATTGCCTATCTTCATCTGGATGATTTTGTCAATGCTGCGGCAGACTTTACAAAGGCTATCGAACTTGATCCTGAAAATTTTTCTTTTTACTACAATCGTGGTAATACCTACATTGATTTAGAGCAATACGAAAAGGCGATCGCAGATTTTACCAAAGCCATCGAACTTGATCCTCAAAATAGAGAAACATATTCTCGTCGTGGTGTTGCTTACAGTGAACTAAAACAATACCAAGAGGCGATCGCAGATTATACCAAAGCCATCGAAATCGATCCTCAATATATTGATGCTTATTATGCTCGTGCCATAACTTATACCGATGAAGAAAACGAAAAAGCGATCGCAGATTTGACTAAAGTTATTGAACTTAATCCTGAACATTCATCAGCTTATTGTGATAGAGCAAGTACTTACAGTGAATTAGGACAATACAAGGAAGCCCTAGCCGACTATGAAAAGGCGATTGAGCTTGATCCTGAAGATCTGACAGGTTACTATAACAGGGGAATTACTTATAGTGAATTAGAGCAATTTCAAGAGGCGATCGCAGATTACTCCAAAGCCATCGAACTTAATCCTGATGGTTTCAATTCGGTTTATTTTCGTCGGGGTAGTATCTACTATCAATTAGAGAAATACAAAGAAGCTGTTGCTGATTTTAGTAAAGCCATTGAAATTTCAGATCGATATAAATTTTATTCTCCATATGAATATAAACAATATTATCTAAATCGAGGAATGGCTTACCATGAATTAAAGCAATATCAAGAGGCGATCGCAAATTATTCCAAAGCTATCGAAATCGAGCCAGAATTCGCACTAGCTTATTTTCATCTTTCTATGACCTATATTGATTTACAAGATTTTGAAAAAGCAATTATCGATTTGACAAAAACTATTGAACTTAATCCTCAAGATCCAGCTGCGTATTGCAATCGGGGTGTTGCCTACCATGAATTGAAACAATACCCAGAGGCGATCGCAGATTATACTCAAGCCATTGAACTCGATCCCCAATTTGCACAAGC
Encoded here:
- a CDS encoding tetratricopeptide repeat protein; its protein translation is MTEFQTIANYTKAIELNPQDKEAYCNRGHAYNDLEQDQEAIADFTKAIEIDPQYINAYNSRGIAYLHLDDFVNAAADFTKAIELDPENFSFYYNRGNTYIDLEQYEKAIADFTKAIELDPQNRETYSRRGVAYSELKQYQEAIADYTKAIEIDPQYIDAYYARAITYTDEENEKAIADLTKVIELNPEHSSAYCDRASTYSELGQYKEALADYEKAIELDPEDLTGYYNRGITYSELEQFQEAIADYSKAIELNPDGFNSVYFRRGSIYYQLEKYKEAVADFSKAIEISDRYKFYSPYEYKQYYLNRGMAYHELKQYQEAIANYSKAIEIEPEFALAYFHLSMTYIDLQDFEKAIIDLTKTIELNPQDPAAYCNRGVAYHELKQYPEAIADYTQAIELDPQFAQAYYNRGDVYRELKQYQEEIADYSKAIEIDPEFVPAYYSQGVAYYQLKQYQEAMTHLSKSIELDSQFAPSYYVQGIAYRELKQYQEAITYLSKSIELDPTFAPAYCNRGGIYNQLKQYQEAMADCTKAIELAPTFAAAYCNRGVTYNELKQYQEAIANYSKAIELAPTFAAAYCNRGVTYNELKQYQEAIANYTKAIELDSECVINFSNRAEVYESLKQYEKAKKDWEKALSLSQQQGNETATQNIIKLLEQLPK